A window of the Henckelia pumila isolate YLH828 chromosome 3, ASM3356847v2, whole genome shotgun sequence genome harbors these coding sequences:
- the LOC140893213 gene encoding protein trichome birefringence-like 34, producing the protein MGVGTWKLIISKSHYLAGLFLIVLAAAAFYYNLAGNNGEIDIPLEQAAAAAAQQIDIDQELANATREEESVLDEHDHINSTTASICNIFKGKWVFDDVSFPMYKEHECSFMIGDYACEKYGRQDLKYQQWRWQPRDCDLPRFNGSAFLEKIRGKKLVFVGDSLNRNQYISMLCLIESSLSSSVNKSAIRYGNYFLFNATEYNASIGFYWSPFLVESNNDDPFIHRLQDRVLRIKSIENHGRHWAEADILIFDSFIWWMEPTLTILWGSFGSNDAIYKRLDTRQETRYRLYEMGLNTWADWLEFNVNKTKTKVFFMSLSPTHMLGESWGEEKNCYNTTEPLSKDDYWGIMSDRKMMRVAESVIGKLESRGVQIQYLNITHMSDYRKDGHPSIYRQFFHSLSDEQLKDPTSYSDCGHWCLPGVPDIWNQLLYAHIMNS; encoded by the exons ATGGGAGTTGGAACATGGAAGCTTATAATATCCAAGTCCCATTACCTCGCAGGCCTCTTCCTCATTGTTTTGGCGGCTGCTGCTTTTTATTATAATCTTGCGGGAAACAACGGCGAAATCGATATCCCATTAGAGcaagcagcagcagcagcagcgcaGCAGATTGATATTGATCAAGAACTTGCAAATGCAACGAGAGAAGAGGAATCAGTACTTGATGAACATGATCATATTAATTCCACTACTGCTTCAATCTGCAACATATTTAAGGGAAAATGGGTTTTCGACGATGTGTCGTTTCCGATGTATAAAGAGCACGAATGTTCTTTCATGATAGGAGATTATGCTTGTGAGAAGTATGGCAGGCAAGACCTCAAATATCAGCAATGGAGATGGCAACCTCGGGATTGTGATCTTCCAAG GTTTAATGGGTCTGCGTTTCTGGAGAAAATCAGGGGGAAGAAGCTTGTGTTCGTAGGGGATTCATTGAATAGAAACCAATACATCTCCATGCTTTGCTTGATCGAGTCATCTCTTTCTTCATCGGTGAATAAATCAGCCATCAGATATGGAAACTACTTCCTCTTTAATGCCACA gaataCAATGCAAGCATTGGGTTCTATTGGTCTCCGTTTCTAGTCGAATCAAACAACGACGACCCCTTCATCCACCGGCTACAAGACCGTGTATTAAGAATTAAGTCCATTGAGAATCATGGAAGACACTGGGCTGAAGCAGATATACTAATCTTTGATTCTTTTATATGGTGGATGGAGCCAACTTTGACCATCTT ATGGGGTTCATTTGGAAGCAACGATGCAATCTACAAAAGATTAGACACGAGACAAGAGACGAGGTATCGATTATACGAAATGGGATTGAACACATGGGCGGACTGGTTGGAATTTAATGTCaacaaaaccaaaacaaaaGTATTCTTCATGAGCCTCTCCCCTACTCATATGCT GGGTGAAAGTTGGGGTGAAGAAAAGAACTGCTACAATACAACTGAGCCTCTTTCGAAAGATGATTATTGGGGGATCATGTCGGATCGTAAAATGATGCGTGTGGCGGAATCGGTGATCGGAAAACTGGAGTCGAGAGGAGTTCAGATTCAATACTTGAATATAACTCACATGTCGGACTATAGAAAAGATGGTCATCCGTCGATTTATAGGCAATTTTTTCATTCGTTAAGCGATGAGCAATTAAAGGATCCTACGAGCTATTCGGATTGCGGCCATTGGTGTCTTCCGGGAGTGCCTGATATTTGGAATCAGCTTCTTTATGCTCATATCATGAATTCTTGA